The following are encoded in a window of Vespa crabro chromosome 2, iyVesCrab1.2, whole genome shotgun sequence genomic DNA:
- the LOC124422179 gene encoding paramyosin, long form, whose protein sequence is MMSSAVAKTSKYTYRSTGGAGSADVSIEYSADLSALSRLEDKIRLLQDDLESERELRQRIERERADLSVQVIQLSERLEEAEGGAESQFEINKKRDTELAKLRKLLEDVHLESEETAHLLRKKHQEVVVDFQDQIDQLSKARARADKEKSKFQQEVYELLAQLDNVTKEKLMSIKTVEKLEVHISELNVKIEELNRTIVDITSHKTRLSQENIELTKEVQDLKVNIENVTYLKTQIVGQLEDARRRLEDEERRRSLVEASLHQVEVELESVRVQLEEESEARLDIERQLVKSNGEVSVWRSKYETEANARAEEVEELRRKYAARIQEQEEQIETLLVKINNLEKQKSRLQSEVEVLIIDLEKANGTARELQKRVEHLEKIQIELKSRLDETVAMYEQSQRDLRNKQQELQRTNAELDKTREIKDQLARENKKLGDDLSDAKNQLADMNRRLHELELELRRLENEREELAAAYKEAEAGRKIEEQRSQRLSAELSQLRHEYERRIAEKDEEIEIIRKQTSIEIEQLNARVVEAETKLKTEVQRVKKKLQIQITELELSLDVANKNNIDLQKTIKKQSLTLTELQAHYDEVQRQLQVTLDQLGISQRRLQSLTAELEEVRGNYESALRAKRTVEQQYEESVSRINELTTINVNIASSKAKLEQELTTLAGDYEEVTKELRVSDERYQRVQNELKHTVEILHEEQERIVKIEAIKKSLEIEVKNLSVRLEEVEANAIVGGKRIISKLEARIRDLELELDEEKRRHSETVKILRKKERNIKEVMIQVEEDSKNIALLQESLDKANQKVSIYKRQLQEQEGMSQQSVTRVRRFQRELEAAEDRADTAESNLTLIRAKHRSFVTTSTVPGSQVYLVQETRQEL, encoded by the exons ATGATGTCTTCGGCCGTCGCGAAAACTTCCAAATACACGTACCGTTCAACTGGCGGTGCAGGCTCTGCCGATGTCAGCATCGAATACAGCGCCGACCTGAGTGCTCTCTCCAGACTCGAG GACAAGATTCGCCTACTGCAGGATGATTTGGAGTCCGAGAGAGAGCTGCGTCAGAGG ATCGAACGCGAGCGCGCCGATTTGAGCGTGCAAGTCATCCAGCTATCCGAACGTCTCGAAGAAGCAGAAGGTGGCGCCGAATCTCAG TTCGAGATCAACAAGAAGAGGGACACGGAACTAGCCAAGTTACGTAAACTCTTGGAAGATGTTCATCTCGAGAGCGAGGAGACCGCTCATCTCTTGCGAAAGAAACATCAAGAAGTCGTTGTTGACTTCCAGGATCAAATTGATCAGCTTTCAAAAGCTCGTGCCAG GGCTGACAAGGAAAAATCGAAATTCCAGCAGGAAGTATACGAATTACTCGCCCAGTTGGATAATGtcacgaaagagaaattaatgtCCATCAAGACAGTGGAAAAACTCGAAGTTCATATATCGGAGTTGAACGTGAAGATCGAGGAACTGAATCGTACGATCGTTGACATTACTAGTCATAAGACTCGCCTGTCGCAAGAGAACATCGAATTAACGAAGGAAGTGCAAGATCTCAAA gtAAACATCGAAAACGTGACTTATCTGAAGACTCAAATCGTTGGACAACTCGAGGATGCTCGTCGCCGTCTCGAAGATGAGGAACGTCGTCGATCGTTGGTCGAGGCATCTTTGCATCAG GTCGAAGTGGAATTGGAGTCCGTTCGGGTTCAATTGGAAGAAGAATCTGAAGCACGATTGGATATCGAACGTCAATTGGTCAAGTCCAATGGTGAAGTCTCTGTATGGAGATCGAAATACGAGACTGAAGCTAATGCTCGCGCGGAAGAG GTTGAGGAATTACGTCGCAAGTATGCTGCTCGTAtacaagaacaagaagaacaaATTGAAACTCTTCTCGTGAAGATCAACAATCTTGAGAAACAAAAATCTCGTCTTCAGTCGGAAGTAGAAGTTCTTATTATCGATCTCGAAAAG gcCAATGGAACTGCCCGAGAATTGCAAAAACGCGTTGAACATTTAGAAAAGATacaaatcgaattaaaatcTCGTCTCGATGAGACTGTGGCTATGTACGAGCAAAGTCAACGTGATCTTCGTAACAAACAACAGGAATTGCAACGTACAAACGCTGAACTTGACAAGACCCGCGAGATCAAAGATCAATTGGCTCGTGAGAATAAGAAATTGGGTG ATGATCTCAGCGATGCCAAAAATCAACTAGCTGACATGAACCGTAGATTACACGAATTGGAATTGGAACTTCGTCGTTTGGAAAATGAACGTGAAGAACTTGCTGCTGCTTACAAAGAAGCCGAAGCA GGTCGCAAGATCGAAGAACAACGTTCGCAGAGATTATCAGCCGAGTTGAGCCAACTCCGTCATGAATATGAACGTCGTATTGCTGAGAAGGACGAGGAGATAGAAATTATTCG CAAGCAGACCAGCATTGAGATCGAGCAATTGAATGCCCGCGTCGTCGAAGCGGAAACGAAGCTAAAGACCGAAGTACAGCGTGTAAAGAAGAAGCTCCAGATTCAGATCACCGAACTGGaactttctctcgacgttGCCAATAAGAACAACATCGATTTGCAAAAGACCATAAAGAAGCAATCTCTTACCCTCACC gAACTCCAAGCCCACTATGATGAAGTTCAACGTCAACTGCAGGTAACCTTGGATCAGTTGGGCATCAGCCAGAGACGTCTCCAATCATTGACGGCCGAGCTCGAGGAAGTTCGTGGCAATTACGAATCC GCCCTCCGCGCAAAGAGAACAGTCGAGCAGCAATACGAAGAGTCGGTTAGCCGTATCAACGAATTGACAACTATCAATGTGAACATAGCTTCGTCTAAGGCTAAGCTCGAGCAAGAATTAACAACCTTGGCTGGTGATTACGAGGAAGTTACCAAGGAATTGCGGGTCAGCGACGAAAGATATCAACGTGTACAGAACGAGTTGAAACATACCGTGGAGATTCTGCACGAGGAACAAGAACGTATCGTTAAGATTGAGGCAATCAAAAAATCGCTTGAGATCGAAGTTAAGAATTTGTCGGTGAGATTGGAGGAAGTCGAGGCCAACGCGATTGTTGGCGGCAAACGTATAATCAGCAAGCTCGAGGCCAGG atTCGTGACCTGGAACTCGAATTGGACGAAGAGAAACGCAGACATTCGGAGACTGTGAAGATTTTACgcaaaaaagaacgaaacatCAAGGAGGTAATGATCCAAGTGGAGGAAGACTCGAAGAACATTGCTTTGCTACAAGAATCGTTAGACAAAGCGAATCAAAAAGTCAGCATCTATAAGAGACAACTCCAAGAGCAAGAGGGTATGTCCCAGCAAAGTGTGACCAGGGTCCGCCGATTCCAAAGAGAACTTGAAGCAGCCGAAGACCGTGCCGATACCGCTGAAAGCAATTTGACTTTGATTCGTGCCAAACACCGCAGCTTCGTCACTACCTCGACCGTACCCGGTTCCCAGGTCTACCTTGTCCAGGAGACGAGGCAGGAGCTGTAA